One Euphorbia lathyris chromosome 1, ddEupLath1.1, whole genome shotgun sequence DNA segment encodes these proteins:
- the LOC136202754 gene encoding uncharacterized protein: MAARFSILSSVFRLPNLLFLHQPSSRFYTINYSRNFIFYGGFSPNFQALRSYARSRDKHYDLFGSRKPGDEEFKKAWKSEMDEDACLWTGSEDETEDEDNSKKSQRNLEKEIRKVRQQAKERSHLIDADDSDELWSVWSGSDEEKTLWTGSEGDDDDDIPTEAYPNEASDKYIDKVFEFEEKPKYRTISEVLKEENEPEELSPGKQARKLAVENALKKLKKGPDGRYTNVWEVMSDVDILVGAFENIVSGPEYEELRQGGPKKLNMQFFKDIQARMRDPNYKFSPELKLKPKSKLVPRKKWQKSQSRRRKARSR, encoded by the exons ATGGCCGCCCGATTTTCTATTCTTTCTTCAGTCTTCAGACTCCCAAATCTCCTTTTTCTGCATCAACCTTCCTCAAG GTTCTATACTATTAATTATTCAAGAAACTTCATTTTTTACGGTGGGTTTTCTCCAAATTTTCAAG CATTGAGATCATATGCTCGCTCTCGGGACAAACATTATGATCTATTTGGCAGTAGGAAACCAGGTGACGAGGAATTCAAGAAAGCATGGAAAAGTGAGATGGATGAAGATGCTTGCCTCTGGACAGGAAGTGAAGATGAAACTGAGGATGAAGATAACTCTAAGAAGAGTCAAAGAAATCTCGAAAAAGAGATTCGGAAGGTAAGACAGCAGGCAAAGGAACGCTCACATCTTATTGATGCGGATGATAGTGATGAGTTATGGAGCGTATGGTCCGGGAGTGATGAGGAGAAGACTTTGTGGACGGGTAGCGAaggtgatgatgatgatgatattcCTACAGAAGCATACCCAAATGAAGCTAGTGATAAATATATAGATAAAGTGTTTGAGTTTGAGGAAAAGCCTAAGTATCGTACGATATCAGAAGTGttaaaagaagaaaatgaaccaGAAGAGTTGTCACCAGGAAAACAAGCTAGGAAACTTGCAGTTGAGAATGCcttaaagaaattgaaaaaagGACCAGATGGGCGTTACACTAACGTGTGGGAAGTCATGAGTGATGTTGACATTCTAGTAGGAGCATTTGAAAATATCGTTTCTGGACCAGAGTATGAAGAACTTAGACAAGGAGGGCCTAAAAAATTGAACATGCAGTTTTTCAAGGATATACAAGCACGCATGAGAGATCCAAATTATAAGTTCTCACCTGAATTAAAGTTGAAACCAAAAAGCAAACTGGTTCCAAGGAAAAAATGGCAGAAATCACAGTCTAGGAGAAGAAAGGCACGGAGTCGCTAG